CAAAATGGTCTGTACCACGTCCAGCGTTTCCCTGGCTCGTAAATAAGGACTTACCAGGACATGATCAATGTCTATCTGCTGATCATTCAACCAAAACGCCATTTGGCACGACTCCTCACAACCACGAGCGCTCAGTGGCCGCTGCGCATCACTGGTTGCGTCAGGTACGGCATCACCATGACGCATTATCAAAACTTGCATATCACACCGCTATGTTGATGAAAAATTTTGATAAAAATCATTTATCATCAGTAAGTTAGTTAAATTATCTTCTTCGCCGGTTATTACGTCCGACCAGGCAAGGCGCCATTATTACAGATTACTGCTGTAAATTTAACCGAAATTAAAGCGCGTTTTTATCCTAGCTCTCCAAATCGCCGCTACGCGCGGCGTGACGCTCAGACTAACAGAAGCCTCCTGATCGCCGACATATCAATTATCAATGCATCACTTTACCCGGGAGAGGAAGGGAACGTCAGTTTGGTTCAGGCATCTCGTCATCTGACACTTCATCCGTCACCGCGGGATAAAAAGTTTGCTGATTTTCGAGCATGGTCAGCAAACGCTCGCAGGGCGCGAAGCGATCGCCGTATTGCTTTTGTAACAGTTGCAAGGTTTTCACTACCGTTGCCATACCAAGGCGATCCATATAATGGAACGGGCCGCCGAGGAAGGGAGGGAAGCCCACGCCAAAGACCACGCCGATATCACCGTCACGGGCGCACTGGATCACCTCTTCATCCAGACAGCGAGCCGCTTCATTCAGCATCATCATGACACCGCGCTGGCTAATCAATGCGGGATCAATATGGGCCTTCGGCGTCACATCCAGCAAAGGATAAATCGTGTCGTCCACCTCTCTTTTTGCGTGCCTGAAACGGCGTTTCTCGCTGTACCGGTAAAAACCTTTCGCGTTTTTACGCCCTTTGCGGCCATCTTTCAGAATGGCATCAAACGCCGGCGGCGATTTAAACCGCTCGCCCAGCGCCTCGCTCAATACCGGGACAATTTTGGTGGCGATATCAATACCCACTTCATCCAGCAAGGTCAGCGGACCGACAGGAAAACCGAAACGCACCAGCGCCTCATCAATCGACTCAACCGGTTCGCCTTCCAGCAGGCAATAGGCCGCTTCGTTAATATAAGGAGCCAGAATACGGTTCACGTAAAATCCTGCGCGGTCAGCAACCACAATGGCGGCTTTACCCTGTTTTTTCGCCAGCGACACTGTCGTGGCGATTGTTTCCGCACTGGTTTGCGTATGCGGAATCACCTCAACCAGCGGCATTTTTTCCACCGGGCTGAAGTAATGCAAACCAATCACCTGCTGGGGCCGACTGGCCTGCGCCGCAATCTGGTGGATAGGCAATGACGACGTGTTAGAGGCAAAGATGGTATGGGGAGCCGCGTGCTGTTCAATCTCGGCAACCATTTTCCGCTTCAGCGACAGATCTTCAAACACCGCCTCAATCACGATATCGGCGTACTCGAATCCCCGATAGTCGGTGCTACCGGAAATCAATGTCATCAGACGCTGCCGCTCAGCGGGCTCCATCCGCTTGCGCTGTACCTGTTTGGTGAGCAACTGCCAGCTATAATTCAGGGCGTTGTTAATTCCCTGCTCGTTGATATCTTTAATCCGAACCGGTAACTCGCCGCGAACCGCCGTCACGCTGGCGATGCCGCCTCCCATCAGTCCGCCGCCCAGTACGCCCACCCGGTGGAGCGGCTGAGCGTCAGACGAAACGCTAAGCGCTTTTTTCAAGGAGGTTGAGGCAAAAAACAGGTGACGCAACGCGGCAGACTCCGGCGTCACAACCAGTTTGCCAAACGCCCTGGCCTCCTGCCGGTAACCTTCCTCAATCCCTTTATCCATGCCGCGTCGGACCACCTGAATGATCCGATCGACCGCCGGATAATTACCGTGTGTTTTCGCCCGCATCTTCGTCTTTACAATTTTAAACAGCAGACGCCGAATCCCCGGACTGGCCAATAAACGGGCGCGCCATCCCAGCACCGGCGCTTTGCGTTTACCTTTCCTGATAAGCGTTATCGCCGTCTCCAGCAAAATACTGGGCGGCACTGCGTCGTCAACCAGCCCCATGCTCAATGCCTGACTCGCGCGGACGCGGCGTCCGGTCAGCATCATATCCAACGCCTTGTTCACGCCGATCAAGCGAGGCAAACGCTGCGTCCCTCCTGAACCGGGTAACAGGCCAAGTTGAACTTCCGGCAAACCGAGTTCGGTTTTCTCATCCAGCGAACACACACGATAATCACAGGCCAGCGCCAGCTCTAGTCCGCCGCCCAGACAGGTGCCGTGAATCGCAGAAACAACCGGGAAAGGAAATGATGAAAGACGGGCAGAGATTTCCTGACCCTGCTTTGCCAAATTTTCGCCCTCCCCGGCGCTGGTGCATTTATCGAGCATGGCGATATTCGCCCCGGCGATAAACGAATCAGGCTTGGCGGAAATCAAAATCAGCCCCCTGAGCGCCGCGTGTTGCTGAGCGCGTTCAAAAACGCGGGTGATCTGCCCGACAAACTCGCGCTTCAGCGTATTCACTTTTTCTCCCGGCACATCGATCGTCACAATACCGATATTGTCCGGCCGGATAGTCAGAGAAAAAGCCGAGGTTTCGGCAGAGACGGTCGATAAAGGTTGCTGCTCGTTCATGGCGTCACCTCCAGTACCATCGCGGCGCCCAGTCCGCCCGCCGCGCAAGTCGTGGTCAATCCTAGTCCGCCGCCACGACGACGCAGTTCATTCAACGTCTGAGTCACCATCCGGGCGCCGGTGGCAGCAAACGGATGTCCATAGGCAAGGGAGCCGCCAAGTACGTTGAACTTTTCCATATCCACCTCACCCAGCGGCGAATTTCGCCCCAGTTTATAACGGGCAAACGCTTCACTGGCAAACATCTTCAAGTTTGCCAGCGTCTGAGCGGCAAATGCCTCATGCATATCGATCAGTGTCAGATCGGCGAGCGTAACCCCCGCTCTCTCCAGCGCCAGGGGGGAAGCATACGCCGGCCCCAGCAGCATATCTTGCCACACATCAATGGCGCTAAACGCGTAACTGCGCAGATACCCCAACGGCGTGATACCCAGACTTTTGGCTTTAGATTCACTCATCATCAAAATGGCGGCGGCCCCGTCAGTCAGAGGCGTGCTGTTAGCAGCGGTGACGCTGCCGTGCTTGCTATCGAAAGCGGGCCGTAGCCGGGCATAGTGTTCCGGGGACGAATCGTGGCGAACAGTATTGTCCTCATGCAACGCCTGCCGGTAGGGAGGCACATAGGCAGTCATGACCTCATCCAGCAGTTTCCCTTCTTCCCAGGCACGGGCGGCCAGACGATGTGAACGATACGCCAGGGCATCCTGCTCCTCACGCGTAATGCCGTAGGTTTTCGCCATCTGCTCGGCGGTATCGCCCATTCGCAACCCGGTGGAATACTCGGCGATGACTGGCGCGACAGGCAGCAAATCTCTGGGGCGCAAGCGTGCCAGCAGTTTAAGTCGCCGGCCCAGGGTGCGGGCTTTGCTCAGATCCAGCAGCATTCTGGCCAGCGGCTTACTCATCCCAATCGGCAATACGGAAGAAGAATCCGCCCCTCCGGCAATCCCAACTTCAATCGTGCCGGCCATAATGCTCTCGGCAAGGTTGGCCACGGCCTGAAAACTGGTGGCGCAAGCACGGGAAACGCTATAAGCATCGGTGTGGACGCTCATGCCCGTGCCCAACACAATTTCTCTGGCGATATTAGGCGCTTCCGGCATTTGAATCACCTGACCAAACACCAGTTGATCCACATTTTCAGGATTCACTCCGGTGCGGATGAGTAGCTCGCTCACCACCATTTTCCCCAGATCCATCGCGGGTACACCGTGGTACGCTGTCGCCTGACGAGCAAATGGGGTACGTAACCCATTAACAATCGCCACGCGATCGCCATGACAAGTTTTCAGCGGTAACGCCTTGTTCATAAATGCTCCTGTTTGACAGAGAATACAGCCCATGCACAACAGGTCGGACCTGAACTTATTGTTTACTAGATAGTTACATTCCGCAAACCAGTACAGCAGAAAAACGTGAATATCAACAGGGGAACCACAGGGTAAAGCGGGGATACGCGCAGGAGGAGAGAAATCTCTCTAGACGTCATCGATATGATAATGACAACAGTAAGGTGTGCTCATTTCCTTTCAGGAAGCGGCGTTTTAGGAACCGCGTTTCAGGGGCTGACGTTCAGCCCCCGATAGGGTCAAAGGCATTAACGAAGGCCGAGTTGGAAAATCATCGTTTCAGCCTGACAACTGAATGTAAAATTAATATCCAGTTTCACCCCGCCTTCAACAGCCTCAATCTTGCTTTCAATCAGGCAAGGCTCGGACTCTACAGTACGGGCTTTTTCGGTTAACAAACCTAGCATGGATTCCGCCTCGGCACGCTCAGTGAAAACTTTGCTGTAAGAAGCGGTACAGTCGGTGTTATCCATTACCGTGCCAACATCGACGCAGCAACAGGCGGCAGTTTCTTCAGCACTACATTTGTTTATCGCATTTGTCATCGTTCTTTCCTCTTGCGGGCAATAAGCAGCCGATTTGATCCGGTGAAAAATCTTCTATCCCCATCTATTTTACTCGTCGGGCTACGTCAGGACTAGAATTTACTGTCCTCGGGGGTAATGAATGACATTCGTCACATACCCCCTTGTTAGACCCGAGTAAAACTTTCATAAAACCCCCTCATTGAAATCGACCAAACTGTTAACAAGATTTGTTTATGCATCTTTTTATCAACATTTTATATACATAGTTTAAGCATGTTGATATCCACCTCTTGTTACTTTGCCAACTGGTCTGATTTGTCAGACCGAATGCGCCCCCTACAATGCGCGTCCCTTGTTACCTGTGTAACAAAAAAGTAAATAACAAATATATAAAGAGGTTTTGGTCATGAACCCAAAAAACCTGTCAAAAAAATCCGCAATTGCGGTTACAGCGGCACTGGTTTCAGCAAACGCGTACGCTGCGGGTTTTCAACTTAATGAATATTCAACATCAGGACTGGGACGTGCGTTTTCAGGCGAAGGTGCGGTGGCTGACAATGCAACCTCTGGCAGCCGTAACCCAGCGACCATGACCCTGTTTGATCGCCCTGTTTTCTCCGGTGGCGTTACCTATATCAATCCCGATATTGATCTGAACGGTTCGAGTTCATCAGGCCAAAACGCCGACGCCAACAATATTGCGCCCCATGCCTGGGTTCCGAACCTGCATTTTATTATGCCGCTCAATGAGCAATGGGCTATCGGCGCCTCGGCTGTCACCCACTATGGTCTGGCAACCGATTTCAGCGACAGTTATGTTGCAGGGTCTATCGGCGGAGATACCGACCTGGTGACTTCCAACGTCAATCTTAGCGCCGCATACCGTCTGAATCAGCACTTCAGCTTCGGTTTGGGCGTGAATGCCGTTTATTCAGATGCAAAAATCGTTCGCCACGCGGGTGAATTGTCTTCAGCATTGCCGCCAGCCCTCGGTTTACAACCGTCATCTGAAATATCCCGTCTGGAAGGCAAAGAGTGGGGATACGGCTGGAACGCCGGTATTCTGTATGAAGTGGATGAAAATAACCGTTTCGGCCTGACCTACAAGTCTAAAGTCGATGTTGATTTTAATGGCGATTACAGTAATGACATCCCAACCTTTGCTGGTGGAACAGGGGGGGCAACGATCCCCGGCAAGCTGACGCTGAATCTGCCGGAAATGTGGGAAGCTTCCGCCTACCACCGCGTCGCCCCGAAATGGGCGGTTCACTACAGCCTGGCTTACACCAGTTGGAGTCAATTCCAGGAGTTGAAAGCGACCGGCAATAACGGTCAGACCCTGTTCGAGAAAGAAGAAAGCTTCCGCGATGCGTTCCGTCTCGCGCTTGGCGCCACCTATTATTATGACGATAACTGGACTTTTCGTGGCGGTATCGCCTTTGATGACAGCCCGGTTCCCGCCGACAAACGTTCTATTTCCATACCGGATCAGGATCGTTTCTGGTTGAGCGCCGGGACGACCTATGCTTTCAACAAAGACGCCTCGGTCGATGTGGGCGTCTCCTACATGCACGGAAAGAAAGTCAGCATTACTGAACCGGCACCTTTCGGCGACGCCACCTATGAATACGGTTCAAATGGCAAAGCCTGGCTATATGGCGTGAACGTCAACTACGCGTTCTGACATCGTCTGTTGGTTTCAGCACAGGCAGGTAATTCGCTCTTACCTGCTTTTTTACCTCTGCCATTGGCACAAATGGCAGAGGTAAAAAAGGCCGCTTTCGCGGCCTCCTTCACCATTATTCCGGTTTCACTTCAATATAATTCAACTCCAAGGTACTGCTGGTATAACTGCGGATTTTATTGGTCAACTCAATATTACCATCCAGCTTCTGACCATAAGACGGAATGATTTCCTTCAGCTTGGCCTGCCATTCTGGGGTGACAACCTTATCTTTAAACACTTTTTCCATCAGGCTCAACATAATCGGCCCGGAGGTCGACGCGCCCGGTGAAGCGCCCAGCAGCGCGGCAATCGAACCATCTTTTGAGCTGACAATCTCAGTACCCAATTTCAGCACGCCGCCTTTATCTTCGTCTTTCTTGATAACCTGTACGCGCTGACCGGCAACGGCCAGTCTCCAATCTTCTTTTTTCGCGTTAGGGAAATATTCCTGCAACGCGGCAAAGCGATCGTCATCATTCATCATCACCTGGCTAATCAGGTACTTAATCAGATCGATATTATCCAGACCAACGTGAGTCATCGGCATGATATTAGACAGCGTCACCGAACTAATCAGATCCCAAAGTGAGCCATTCTTCAGGAACTTACTGGAAAATGTGGCAAATGGCCCAAACAACAGTACCGGCTTACCATCAAAAATGCGGGTATCCAGATGTGGAACGGACATCGGCGGTGCACCGACAGAGGCTTTACCATAGACTTTGGCCATATGGCGTTTCACGATTTCAGGTTTTTCCGTCACCAGGAATTCACCGCCAACTGGGAAACCGCCGTACAGATCGGCTTCAGGAATGCCGGATTTCTGTAACAGTTGCAATGCCGCGCCGCCCGCGCCGATGAAGACAAACTTGGCTTTGATAACGCTTTCTTTCTCGCCGTCCTTCAGATTAGCGTAAGTCACGCTCCAGGTATTGTCCGCATTACGTTTAATATCGCGAACTTCAGCATTAAGGTGCAGTGAGAAATTCTGCTTTTTCTTTAGAGAATCCACCATTTGGCGGGTGATCTCGCCATAGTTGACATCAGTCCCGATCGGCATGCGGGTCGCCGCGATTTTCTGCGCCGGATCGCGCCCTTCAATCACCAACGGCGCCCATTCTTTGATGATGTTGGGATCTTCAGAAAATTCCATACCGCGGAACAGCGTGCTGTGCTGCATAGCCTGATAACGGCGATTCAGGAAACGGGTGTTTTCATCTCCCCAGACGAAGCTGATATGCGGTACGCTGTTAATAAATGAATTCGGATCGTGAAGAACACCGTTCTTCACCTGATAGGACCAAAACTGGCGAGAAACCTCGAATGCTTCACTAATCTCCACCGCTTTACTGATGTCAATAGGACCATTTTCGTTATCAGGCGTGTAGTTCAGTTCCATAAAAGCAGAATGGCCTGTACCGGCATTATTCCAGCCGTTTGAGCTCTCTTCCGCCACATTATCCATACGCTCGACCATGTCGATCGACCAGTCCGGCTGTAGTTCTTGCAAATAAACACCCAGTGTAGAACTCATAATCCCGCCGCCGATCAACACTACATCGGTGGTTTTTTCTGCGGTTTTGTTCTCTTCAGCCAGAGCAGATTGGGAAATGCCCAATGCACTCAGACAAAAGAGCATAGCAAGTAGTTTCTTCATGCTTATCTCTCTATTTATGGTTTTTATCATTGCAGGTAACAAATTGACTTATCCCTTCGCTGACAATGATATTGATCCTTCTTGTACAACAAGAAATTATTGTTATGATCTTTTTTTGTTAAACAGTGTTTAACAAAAAAATCAGCTTGCTGACTTATAAGATGTGCACCAAAACATCCTGGCTATACGCTAAGCCGCAACATTATTATTATCTGAAGGATTAAAATAAATTTATGTAAGTAAATAAATAAATGAACAACAATGCAATAACTTTTTTGAAACAAAAAAAACAGAAACAACGTAAAAGGTAATATTAGCAA
This is a stretch of genomic DNA from Brenneria rubrifaciens. It encodes these proteins:
- the fadJ gene encoding fatty acid oxidation complex subunit alpha FadJ — translated: MNEQQPLSTVSAETSAFSLTIRPDNIGIVTIDVPGEKVNTLKREFVGQITRVFERAQQHAALRGLILISAKPDSFIAGANIAMLDKCTSAGEGENLAKQGQEISARLSSFPFPVVSAIHGTCLGGGLELALACDYRVCSLDEKTELGLPEVQLGLLPGSGGTQRLPRLIGVNKALDMMLTGRRVRASQALSMGLVDDAVPPSILLETAITLIRKGKRKAPVLGWRARLLASPGIRRLLFKIVKTKMRAKTHGNYPAVDRIIQVVRRGMDKGIEEGYRQEARAFGKLVVTPESAALRHLFFASTSLKKALSVSSDAQPLHRVGVLGGGLMGGGIASVTAVRGELPVRIKDINEQGINNALNYSWQLLTKQVQRKRMEPAERQRLMTLISGSTDYRGFEYADIVIEAVFEDLSLKRKMVAEIEQHAAPHTIFASNTSSLPIHQIAAQASRPQQVIGLHYFSPVEKMPLVEVIPHTQTSAETIATTVSLAKKQGKAAIVVADRAGFYVNRILAPYINEAAYCLLEGEPVESIDEALVRFGFPVGPLTLLDEVGIDIATKIVPVLSEALGERFKSPPAFDAILKDGRKGRKNAKGFYRYSEKRRFRHAKREVDDTIYPLLDVTPKAHIDPALISQRGVMMMLNEAARCLDEEVIQCARDGDIGVVFGVGFPPFLGGPFHYMDRLGMATVVKTLQLLQKQYGDRFAPCERLLTMLENQQTFYPAVTDEVSDDEMPEPN
- a CDS encoding YfcZ/YiiS family protein; translated protein: MTNAINKCSAEETAACCCVDVGTVMDNTDCTASYSKVFTERAEAESMLGLLTEKARTVESEPCLIESKIEAVEGGVKLDINFTFSCQAETMIFQLGLR
- the fadI gene encoding acetyl-CoA C-acyltransferase FadI; its protein translation is MNKALPLKTCHGDRVAIVNGLRTPFARQATAYHGVPAMDLGKMVVSELLIRTGVNPENVDQLVFGQVIQMPEAPNIAREIVLGTGMSVHTDAYSVSRACATSFQAVANLAESIMAGTIEVGIAGGADSSSVLPIGMSKPLARMLLDLSKARTLGRRLKLLARLRPRDLLPVAPVIAEYSTGLRMGDTAEQMAKTYGITREEQDALAYRSHRLAARAWEEGKLLDEVMTAYVPPYRQALHEDNTVRHDSSPEHYARLRPAFDSKHGSVTAANSTPLTDGAAAILMMSESKAKSLGITPLGYLRSYAFSAIDVWQDMLLGPAYASPLALERAGVTLADLTLIDMHEAFAAQTLANLKMFASEAFARYKLGRNSPLGEVDMEKFNVLGGSLAYGHPFAATGARMVTQTLNELRRRGGGLGLTTTCAAGGLGAAMVLEVTP
- the fadL gene encoding long-chain fatty acid transporter FadL; this encodes MNPKNLSKKSAIAVTAALVSANAYAAGFQLNEYSTSGLGRAFSGEGAVADNATSGSRNPATMTLFDRPVFSGGVTYINPDIDLNGSSSSGQNADANNIAPHAWVPNLHFIMPLNEQWAIGASAVTHYGLATDFSDSYVAGSIGGDTDLVTSNVNLSAAYRLNQHFSFGLGVNAVYSDAKIVRHAGELSSALPPALGLQPSSEISRLEGKEWGYGWNAGILYEVDENNRFGLTYKSKVDVDFNGDYSNDIPTFAGGTGGATIPGKLTLNLPEMWEASAYHRVAPKWAVHYSLAYTSWSQFQELKATGNNGQTLFEKEESFRDAFRLALGATYYYDDNWTFRGGIAFDDSPVPADKRSISIPDQDRFWLSAGTTYAFNKDASVDVGVSYMHGKKVSITEPAPFGDATYEYGSNGKAWLYGVNVNYAF
- the mqo gene encoding malate dehydrogenase (quinone), which codes for MKKLLAMLFCLSALGISQSALAEENKTAEKTTDVVLIGGGIMSSTLGVYLQELQPDWSIDMVERMDNVAEESSNGWNNAGTGHSAFMELNYTPDNENGPIDISKAVEISEAFEVSRQFWSYQVKNGVLHDPNSFINSVPHISFVWGDENTRFLNRRYQAMQHSTLFRGMEFSEDPNIIKEWAPLVIEGRDPAQKIAATRMPIGTDVNYGEITRQMVDSLKKKQNFSLHLNAEVRDIKRNADNTWSVTYANLKDGEKESVIKAKFVFIGAGGAALQLLQKSGIPEADLYGGFPVGGEFLVTEKPEIVKRHMAKVYGKASVGAPPMSVPHLDTRIFDGKPVLLFGPFATFSSKFLKNGSLWDLISSVTLSNIMPMTHVGLDNIDLIKYLISQVMMNDDDRFAALQEYFPNAKKEDWRLAVAGQRVQVIKKDEDKGGVLKLGTEIVSSKDGSIAALLGASPGASTSGPIMLSLMEKVFKDKVVTPEWQAKLKEIIPSYGQKLDGNIELTNKIRSYTSSTLELNYIEVKPE